In Sandaracinaceae bacterium, the genomic window GGAGACCGGGCGCACCGAAGGCTTCGGGGTCCGGCGCTACCAGCTCGTCGAGCGCCCCGAGGCGCTGACCCTCTCCGTCGACGAGGGGCGCTTCGTCGCGCAGATGGGCGGCGCGCGCGTCGTGCTCGATCCCGCTCACCGCCGCCCGGCCGAGGGGGAGGCGCTCGTCGAGGCCCAGCCGCAGACGAAGGGCACGCCGGGCACCATCGGCTGGGTCGTCGACACGGTCCGCAACCTCTCGTTCGTGGGCCCCGAGCCGATCGAGTGGCTCGAGAACCGCGTCTTCTCCGCCCGCGACAAGCTCACGCGCGGCTACTACGCCGTCTTCGGCCAGCCCGACGCGGCGGAGACCATGGCCGAGGTGGCCGACGACCTCGCCCGACCCGACACGGTCAGCGAGGAGCGCATGGCCATGCTCACGGTGACCGACCCGGAGCTGGGCTGGCCGCCCGCCGCGCTCGAGCCGGTGATCACCGATCCGCCGATCGAAGGCGAGGGCCGCTGGATCCCGGTCGTCGACGACCCCTTCGTCAACCAGTACCCGAACGCGCCGCCGGCCTTCTATCAGACCTTCCTCCGCACCGATCCCGAGCGGCCCTTCACCCGCGTCTACGTGACGATCTGGGATCCGCGGCAGGTCCAGCTGCGCGTGCAGTCGGGGGTGCGGGAGCCGGAGAGCGCCACGGGCCGACGCGGCACGGGCATGGTCCCGCGCGACGATCGCCTCCGCTACCTCGTCGGCGCGTTCAACGGCGGCTTCCAGGCGCTGCACGGGGAGTTCGGCATGATGGCCGAGGGCCGCGTCTACCTGCCGCCCAAGCCGTGGGCGGCCACCGTCGCCGTCTTCGACGACGGCCGGGTCGGCATGGGCTCCTGGCCCGCGCCCGACTGGCGGGGCCGCTACTACGACGAGCGCCTCGCGAACCGTCAGATCCCCGAGGACATGACCGAGTTCCGGCAGAACCTCACGAGCCTGGTCGAGGACGGGCAGTACAACCCGTGGGAGCGCTGGTACTGGGGCGCGGCCCCGCGCAACGCCGAGGAGCAGACCCTCACCACCCGGAGCGGGCTCTGCCTCACCGAGGAGGGCTTCCTGGCCTATTACTGGAGCCAGGGCGTCGGGCCCGAGGCGCTCGGCGAGGCGATGCTGCGCAACCGCTGCGTCCGCTCGGTGCACCTCGACATGAACAGCGCCCACGCGGGCATGGAGCTGTTCCGTCCCATCCCGCCCGGAGAAGAGGCGCCGCCGCTGACCCGTCGGCCGCGCCGCGACAGCGAGTACGAGGGCACCTTCCCCCGCACCACCGGTCGCTGGCGCCTGCGGGCCCGGCGCGCCGTCCGCTCCATGGGCATGCCGTTCCCGCGCTACTCGGATCGCGACGCGCGCGACTTCTTCTACCTGACCCTCCGCCCCGTGCTGCCGGGCCCGGATCTCGCCGAAGGGCAGGGCGCCTTCGACCCGGAGGGCCTCCCCCACGCCGGCTGGCCGCACGCCTTCGCGCGAGCCTCGGTGGGGTCGGACGACGCGCGCACGTGGATGGTCCGGATCGATCCGCGACGCGCCGTGCCCGCGCCGCTGCGCCGCCCGGACCACACGCGACCGCTCGCGCATCTCACCCAGGCCGCGTCGCTCGCGCGGGTCGACGGCGGGCTCGCGATCTACGGCCGCCGCCACGCGGTGGGCTGGGAGATCGGGATCGGCGCGCCCGAGGAGGGTGACACGGTCATCGTCTCGGGCCCCGCGCTCTCGTCGATGCCGGAGGCCGAGGCGGCGCTCGGGCTCGATCGCGACGGCTTCCTCGTCTACGCGGAGCGCGCCGGCGACCCGATCGGCCTCGGCGCGCGGCTCGCGCTCGCGGGCGTGGAGCAGGCGGTCGCGCTCCCGGTCGAGGCCCGCCTCGCCTTCTCGGTCGACGGCGCCGACGCCGCGGTGGACGGCTTCTCCGAGCGCCGCGTCGAGGCGGGGACCGCGCTCGCCTTCTTCGCCGAGGAGCGCCCCGCGGCCGAGGTGATCTTCGGCGACAACGAGCCCCAGCCCTATCGCGTCTGGGGCTATCTCCAGGACCAGCGCGTGCGCTACTTCATGAACCGCGAGGGCGACGACGGCCCGCGCTTCACGCGCCCCGACGAGTGAGGCTCGTCACACGCTCCCGTACGGCGCCTTTAAGCCGTCGAGCACTTGGCTGGCCGGGGCGAGATCCGGCATGATCTCGGGCGGAAGGGCGTGTAGAACCCAAGGCCGTGGTGGGCCGGGGGGTCTCCGCACGGGTCGTCACCCAGATGTTCCTCGTTCCCCATGCGGTGCAGAGCCGCCCCCGAGTTGACCTGCCATGTGCAGCTTGGGTACAGTGCGCGCGCTTCGGGCCGGGGTGTACGCGCGAGTCGCATCGCACATACAGGGTGCGCGCCCGAAGCTGCAGCGTGCTCGCGATCCAGCTGCAAGGGGATGGGATCTCAGGTGGGGACTCGGATCCGATGACCATCGATCGACACCGACGTCAGGAGCCCGTGCACGCGCAGCGGCGCGTGCGAGCGGGGATCGGTGTGAGCGGACGAGCCCCCCACCTTCGGACCGCGGACCATCGGACCGCACACCATCGGACCGCGCACGGCGCGAGTCAGTCAGCCCAGCGAGGCCACCGGTGAAGAAGCCCATCCCCTTTGGAAAGTACGTCCTGCTCGAGCGGGTCAACGTCGGCGGCATGGCCGAGGTCTTCAAGGCCAAGGCGTTCGGCGTCGAAGGCTTCGAGCGGCTCGTGGCGGTGAAGCGGATCCTCCCCTCGATCGCGGAGGACCAAGAGTTCATCACCATGTTCATCGACGAGGCGAAGATCGCGGTGCAGCTGACGCACGCGAACATCGCGCAGATCTTCGACCTCGGGAAGGTGGGCGACTCGTACTTCATCGCGATGGAGTACGTGCACGGCAAGGACCTGCGCGCGATCTTCGATCGGGCCCGCAAGCGCGGCGAGACCGTGCCGGTCCCGATGGCCTGCTACGACGTGATGAAGGTCTGCGAGGGCCTCGACTACGCGCACAACAAGAAGGACGCGGCGGGGCGCGAGCTCAACCTCGTCCACCGCGACGTCTCCCCGCAGAACATCCTCATCAGCTACGACGGCGAGACGAAGATCATCGACTTCGGCATCGCCAAGGCGGCCGGCAAGGCGGGCAAGACCCAGGCGGGCATCCTCAAGGGCAAGTTCGGCTACATGTCGCCCGAGCAGGTGCGCGGCCTGCCGCTCGACCGGCGCAGCGACATCTTCGCGGTCGGCATCGTGCTCTACGAGCTGCTCACGGGCGAGCGGCTCTTCGTCGGCGAGAGCGACTTCTCCACCCTGGAGAAGGTGCGCAACGTCGAGATCATGCCTCCGTCGACCTATAACCGGCGCATCCCCGAGGAGCTCGAGCAGATCGTGCTCAAGGCCCTCGCGAAGGACGTCGACGACCGCTACCAGACGGCCATGGATCTGCATGACGACTTGCAGTCGTTCATGTACACGAGCGGCAACTTCTTCTCGCGCAAGGATCTCAGCGCGTACATGCGCAAGGCGTTCGCCGAGGAGATCGCCAAGGAGTCCGCGCGCGAAGAAGAGTACCGCCGCATGGAGGCCGAGGCGGCCAAGGACATGGGCGGCAGGGTGAGCGCGGGCGGCATGGGCGGAGGCAGCGGCCTCGACGCCTTCGCCGACCTCGAGCCCGCGCCGGCCAAGGCGGCCAACATCTCCTCGGCCCAGCCCCCGCGTCCGCCGCCCCGCGGCCCGGCCAAGCGCACGATGATGGGCATGGGCGCGGTGCCGCCGCCCCCGCCGCGGACGAGCGGCCCGCCGCCGCCCCCGCCGCCGCGCAACAGCTCCGGCCCGCCCGTGCCGCCGCCGCCGACCTCGACCCCGCCCGTCACCGCGAGCAGCCCCGGCGGCGCCTCGCTCGACATGGACTGGGACGACGAGGAGCTGTCGACCCAGATCTACGACAAGCCCGAGGACGGCTTCCCGGGCTCGCTCCCGGACCTCGAGTCGGAGCCGGCGACCGCGCCCGAGCCGTACCAGGCCTCCGCGCCGTCC contains:
- a CDS encoding PEGA domain-containing protein, with translation MKKPIPFGKYVLLERVNVGGMAEVFKAKAFGVEGFERLVAVKRILPSIAEDQEFITMFIDEAKIAVQLTHANIAQIFDLGKVGDSYFIAMEYVHGKDLRAIFDRARKRGETVPVPMACYDVMKVCEGLDYAHNKKDAAGRELNLVHRDVSPQNILISYDGETKIIDFGIAKAAGKAGKTQAGILKGKFGYMSPEQVRGLPLDRRSDIFAVGIVLYELLTGERLFVGESDFSTLEKVRNVEIMPPSTYNRRIPEELEQIVLKALAKDVDDRYQTAMDLHDDLQSFMYTSGNFFSRKDLSAYMRKAFAEEIAKESAREEEYRRMEAEAAKDMGGRVSAGGMGGGSGLDAFADLEPAPAKAANISSAQPPRPPPRGPAKRTMMGMGAVPPPPPRTSGPPPPPPPRNSSGPPVPPPPTSTPPVTASSPGGASLDMDWDDEELSTQIYDKPEDGFPGSLPDLESEPATAPEPYQASAPSAPGLSAPSMNPASSPGSIPGAPSPFDDLPSQQPQPAQLGPEPTAVTRNKEGKGGSGAIMAVVGLLAVVAMAVIGGGVWWFFLRAQPGTINLTTEPGDAVVYLDNEAVTSSTSSPFVLANVEPGEHLVEVRKHGFQTWATRVTLGSAQTLDLPNVTLQPDSGSTPATGGGTPAVADAQGSGFRLDTTPSGATVYVDDNQVGQTPVTVTTLTPGTHNVRAELTNYAPWTGQIQVQSGQVQQLQTAVLTLRQVSVRFESEPSGADVYLVRGSERRRVGETPLTEDVDTSGGQWTVQVRQDGYEDWEEPLAPPSGQSSHTVRAELEREQTARAPRRGGRGGGAARRGGTSRGGSGGGTATSVGSGGGGGGGGGAATGAPGTLRVNTTPWSEVYVDGRRIGNTPQMNIRLPAGRHTITLVNPDFNIRERVTVTIAPGGTETLIRRLTPGG